The following DNA comes from Candidatus Alcyoniella australis.
ACGGCGGATACGACGCCGTGGCCTGCCCGACCCACGACCAGGCGCTGATTCCGTTCAAACTGTTGCAGATGCACAGCGGGGTCAATTTGACCCTCGGCCTACCGATCGTGCGCACCAGCCCGGCCCACGGCACTGCCTTTGATTTGGCAGGCAGCGGCCGGGCCGACCCCGGCAGCCTACAAGCGGCGATTGTGTTGGCTGCCTCTCTTGCCTCTCGCCGCTCATCGTCATAATCTTGAATGTTTAATGGGGCGTTCCAAAAACGCTCCTTGTAACCCCATCTCGTAAGAAGTCAGTCGGATATGAGCAGCACACAGATCATCGTCAAGGGCGCCCGCGAGCACA
Coding sequences within:
- a CDS encoding 4-hydroxythreonine-4-phosphate dehydrogenase PdxA, which encodes GGYDAVACPTHDQALIPFKLLQMHSGVNLTLGLPIVRTSPAHGTAFDLAGSGRADPGSLQAAIVLAASLASRRSSS